GGATCCTGGTGACCGTACCATTTCTATAGAAACATTTAATTCGTGGAAATTAACAGCTCTGAAAGAATTTTTAAGCAGACGAGGACTATCCACCGATGGAACCAAGAATGAGTTAGCCGCCTTATGCTTTGCTTCAAGTGTTATGAAATTGCCTTTGAAAGTGTCAGACTGTGAGTATGTTGACCAACTTCAGAAAGAGTACAAAGATTTGCTTTGTATAGAAGATATTATTTTACCTGATCCCTTGAAACTCGGAGGTGGATGGCAGAACGAGAAGTGCGGGATGTCTCAGTGGCCCCCCTTATTTTTATCGGACATTGTGAACTTTCTTATAGATAAAGGCACCAGCAACACCGTGAAAACATATATGAATGATTACAAAATTGGGAAGGCATTCGAATATTGTGAATCGAactttataaaagaaatattttaccaTCCAATTTCCTCATCGTCTGCATTATGCTTCCTGAGAGCCAAGTGTACCCCTAGTCAAAGACTCAAAGAAGAGAGCCATACCCTTTGGGTAGCCATATCTAAGGAATCTGGTTGTGTGAAGGTGGCCTTTTGCTCCTGTACTGCAGGGTAACTTACTTAATAAATTAGTAAATTTTACCAATTACTATTTACACTTTAATCATAGGCCTCTGAATTTCTATCAGTAAGCTGTTATATGATTGATCAGAGTGATATATATACCCCCTCTATATATTTAGAGGCCTGTGCTTTGATGTACCTATCTACTACTACATGAACCCCAATGATATAGTTATTATGggtaaaatgttttttttatgtagacttttatattttcagaatgGGTCAGACATGCAATCATGTAGCAGCCCTAATGTTTAGGGTAGAGTCAGCAAATAAACTAGGCCTGACTTCATGTACATCTTTACCATGCCAGTGGAAGGTACCATCAGCAACAACAGAAATTGTGCCTGTCAAAATAAAGGACTTTTAAAGTGTTCGAAAGTCTCGTCATGGACTAGGTATTACTAAATGTATTGAATTGacatatgtacatattataGGTCTAGTAATCTAGGTCACAGatttaatatttctattttttagACAGGTCATGagtataaaacatttacaataaGGACCTAGATTTGGCTAAAACATTGCTCTAAAACaattatacattttgatataattttatatcattaatatgttttgtaGAAAAAACAAGACCTTAGTTTCAAAGCAGAAACACCAGTATAAACCACAGGAGTCTGTTCACCTGGACAGGGATTCATTTATTGATGAGCTGAGAAAAGCTGTGCCAAATGCATGTTTATTGAAAGGTATTTTAAACAGTTCTGTTAATGCCCACTGATCACAGTCTGTTttcaatgtaaaatacatgAAATGGCTAATGGAAGACCTTTTAAACTACTATAAAGTTTTATTGTATAGTGAAACAATTTGTAAAATGTAAAGTCCTTTTATCTAACAGGAACGGATCTACCGGTATGTGAAGAAGTTCTTCAAGAACAGTCACACGATGTTGGAGGAGACAATTCCATGGAGGCTGTTGAACACTACATCATCAGCAACATGGTTAAAAATGTCCATACAGTTGATGATTTTATTGACCATCAACCAACTCTAACACCAAATGAAGTGGACCATATTCAGAAAGAGACTGTAGGACagagtgaaaataaatcatggCATGCTCTAAGAAAAGACAGGATTACTGCATCCATTATGTATGCAGTTCATACACGTATGAATTCATTCAAGAAAAATCCTGAGGTGGACCTCAGTGCCATTGTATCTATGGTAATGGGTGGAAAGACTATTAATTCTAATATTAAAGCTCTGAAGTTAGAGAGTCAGAGCCACTTGCAAAGTCCATCTATTGTAAAATGTACCTAGAAAGTCATGTCGATGCAAAATTTAAAGATTGTGGAATTTTTCTAGATCAAAACGTCTCTTTCTTAGCTGCCAGTCCCGACATGCTGGTGTCTTGTGAATGTTGTGGAGATGGCTTGTTAGAGGTAAAATCATCAATGCAACCAAAATGTAGTTTATGCTCCgcattttg
Above is a genomic segment from Ostrea edulis chromosome 3, xbOstEdul1.1, whole genome shotgun sequence containing:
- the LOC125661408 gene encoding uncharacterized protein LOC125661408, yielding MYIFTMPVEGTISNNRNCACQNKGLLKCSKVSSWTRKNKTLVSKQKHQYKPQESVHLDRDSFIDELRKAVPNACLLKGTDLPVCEEVLQEQSHDVGGDNSMEAVEHYIISNMVKNVHTVDDFIDHQPTLTPNEVDHIQKETVGQSENKSWHALRKDRITASIMYAVHTRMNSFKKNPEVDLSAIVSMVMGGKTINSNIKALKLESQSHLQSPSIVKCT